Within the Nitrospira sp. CR1.1 genome, the region CTCAGGAGATTCCGGCCGCAGTAAATCCATGACCAGAATGCAGGCGCCGGGTTTCGCCAGCTGCTTCAGACGAAACCAGAATTGAAGCGGATTCGGCACATGATGCAACAGACTGTTGGAAAGGAGCGCGTCGGCCTGCTCCGATAAGGCGAGCGACTGAAACCGTTCGCAACGAAGGCTGATGTGATCCGTGAATCCTGCTCCTGCAACGGCTTCCGCCGCCAAATCGAGCATGGGACGGCTCGCATCCACGGCGGTCACTCGCGCGGCCGGATAGGCGCGCAGAAAACGAATCGGGATATCGCCGGGTCCGCACCCCAGATCAACGACATGGCCGCCGTTCCATTCGGGGAAATAGTCACGAAAGCGATCGACGAAACCCTGATTCTCTTCGGAGAAATCCGCCTTCGCATAGGCGCGGGCCTGCGCCGCATCATCCATCAATTCCGGTTCAAGCACTCGTTTCATCATTCATTCCCAGATTGAGTGTGCAGATCCCTTACCGCTCACCAGTGCGTGCGTCAACCACCACCACATCCCCTGGCTTCACGACTCCCTCATTGAGCACCCGCGCGTAGAGACGGCTCCAGCCGGGGTACGCCCCCTGCGCAATGCGGCCAAAGTTCCCGTCTCTGAACCATTGAGCATTCAACCGGCACGGTGTGGTGTAACTGGTCAATTCAAGGCGGACATGCTCTCCGATCGCGAGTCGATCCCCCGGAGCCATGTGCAGCCAATCGAGGCCAGCCATCGTGAGGTTCTCTCCGGACGAGCCCGGCCCTATCAAATGACCTTCGGCACGCAGGGCCTCGATCACTTCCAACGAATAGAGGCAGACTGCCCGATCGGGTCCTCCGTGGTACTTCCGGTTGCGCTGGCGATCGCCGGCCAATCCCCTGATCGTGATCACGGCCGAATCCACAGCCCGCTTCGGCACTCCGCCATCGGAAAGGCTTACCTGGTGAACATGTGGCGTCACCGATGGCTTCATAGCCGCATCAGGAACAGAGACCGCCATCACAGCTTTCCATTCCCGTCGCTTCCAATGCCAGCCACCCGTCGCGTTCCCGAACGGCGTTCACATAGACTCCGCGAGAGGCATAGGCTGCTTCAATGTCCGCCCGCTGGTCGACCAGCAGGCCGGACAGTAAGAGCCGTGCCCCACCAGCGGCATACCCGCAAAGGTTCTCGGCGGATGCCAATAGCGTCTGCCGATCCAAATTCGCGAGCACCAGGGTAGGATCGAACGTGTCTTGGGGCTGCCCCAATTGGGCATCACCCACGGACAGCGTCAGCCGCCGGTCGAATCCATTGACCTGAGCATACTCACGCGCGCAGTCCACCGCCACGGCATCGAAATCCACGCCCAGCGCTTCCGTTGCCCCGAGTCGCAAGGCCACCATCGCCAGCACGCCGCTGCCGGTCCCCACATCCAACACCCGATCGCCTGTCTGCACGACCTGCTGCAGCCATTCAATCAACAACTGTGTCGTCGCATGGTGGCCGGTGCCGAATGCCTGCTTGGGATCGATAATCAATTCGATATCATCCGGATTCAGCGGCACTGGCTTCCAACTCGGTCTGATCAGGACCCGCCCGGTCCTGATCGGTTCCACCAGCCGGGACCATTGCGCATTCCAATCCTGATTTGCCAACTGATTGATGGTCACGGCTCGGTCCGGGTCCGGATGGCCAAGTTGAATCAGCGCACGTGTGAGCCCCTGCCAGGTATCCGGCCCGCAACGGCCGACCGGCCAATAGAGATGGACCCACTCCTCCTCCTGCCAGGCTCCCGTGACATCAGGATCATTGAGAACCCCCAACAGCTCGCCGGCATCCAGCGAGGTCCGCACATCGACTTGAATCCAATCACCTGCATCCACCGCGGACGCGCCTATAGCAGATTGATTTACCTTGGAGGTTGACGCCATCTCAGACTCCCAGTATCGTCAGCAATATTGTGACACCGCCCATCCCATTCCGATTGAGCGCAGCCCGAGAGCAGCATCTCGTCCATGCGCTCCGCCGCGCGGCTCGGGTAGAAACGAACGGCCGCCGCATCAGCGCGAGGTTTACCACGGCGCGTCTCGCGATTTTTACCGGCGGCCTCTTCGGCGCCGTCATTCTACATAAATTCGGCTGGACGATGTCCGGCAATCTGGTGCTCGCATCCGGCTTCATCCTGTTCCTGATCACGGCCTGGTATCATAACAGGCTCGAAGATCGCTTGCATCGACTCCGGCGCTGGCAAGGCATCAAACGCATTCACCTGGCACGCCTCAGTTTGAAATGGACGGAGATTCCCCTCCGTGAGGTACCCGTTCCGGAACGGCATGGGTATGCCAGGGACCTCGACCTTGCCGGTCCCCGCTCCCTGCTGCACCTGATCGACCACACCATTTCCTCCCAGGGCCGGCAACGTCTTGCCTCCTGGCTGTTGGAGCAGCCGCCTCATGCCGCGCAATGGACAAGCCGGCAGGCACTTATCCGCGAATTGACCCCCCTCTCGCTGCTCCGAGACCGATTGGTCCTGGAGGCGCAAGCGGTCGAGGAGGCAGATATCGATGGGCGCCGGCTCCTTTCGGTGTTGCAGAAACGGGTGGACGACTCGGGGCTGATGCCGATGTTGCTGACGGAATCGGTCCTGGCCCTCACCACGGCCCTCCTGCTGATCGCCGATTTACTGTACGGGCTTGGCAATTATTGGATGCTGTCGTTCGGGCTCTATGCCTTTTTGTTCCTGTCGGTCCGCAGCCGGTCGGAGGAGATCTTCGACCATGCCCAGTCGCTGCACCTGCAACTGGAACGGCTCAGCGCCGTCCTCGGCTATCTGGAACGGCGCTCCTACCATGCCACTCCGCACCTGGCCCGGCTCTGTGGCCCGCTGCTGCAACAACACAGCCGTCCATCCCGCTCATTGAAGCAAGCCGCATCGCTCATGAACCGGCTCAGCGTCCGCGCCCATCCCCTGGTACACTATCTCATCAATGCCATCGGCCCGTGGGATCTCTTCCACACCTACCGCTTGCAACAACTCCAGGACCGGATTGCGTCCGTTGCGCCGCTCTGGTTCGAATTACTCGCCGAATTGGATGCCGCCGCATCCCTGGCCGCCTTCGCCCACCTGCACCCAGACTATCTCTGGCCCACGCTGCATCAAGCCGGCGCGGACGCCCAGGGAAACGGCGAGGCGCCGGGGCTCGCGGCGGAAGGGCTGGCACATCCGCTCATTCCGGCTGCGATCCGTGTGGCAAACGACGTCACGTTTCAGGGACAAGGACGGATCTTTCTGGTCACCGGTTCCAACATGTCCGGCAAGAGCACGTTTCTCAGAACCATCGGCATCAACACCTGTCTCGCGCAGGCAGGAGCCCCGGTCTGTGCCACGGCCTTTCGCTGGTCGCTGGTGCGACTCGCCAGTTGCATCCGCGTGGACGATTCGCTCGACGGCGGCCTCTCGTTCTTCTATGCCGAGGTGAAACGGCTTAAAACCATCCTGGACAGTACTCTAGACCGGCAAGAACCACCCGTGCTGTGGCTGATCGACGAAGTCTTCAAAGGCACCAATAACCGGGAGCGGCTTATCGGCGGGCGCGCGCTCATTACCGCGCTAGCGGGCGGCAACGGATTCGGCTTGGTCACGACGCATGACCTCGAGCTGGCTGAGCTGGAAAAGCAGCTTCCCGCTGTCACCAATGTCCATTTTCAAGAAACCGTCGTGGACGGCGCTCTGCACTTCGACTATCGATTGAAACCAGGTCCCTGCCCGACGACCAATGCCTTGCGGATCATGGCGCTCGAAGGGCTCCCGATCGAGAGCTTGGGACCAGCGCCGCACGATAAGTAATTGCATCATGCCGGCAGTTTCGGCAGACTGAGGCATACCCGTCAACACGCTATTGTTCATCCTCAGACCAAGGAGGCTTCTATCGATCCCCGGCCGGATTCCTCACCACCACCCGCGCGCCCGTTGCGCGGGTTGCTCATCGCGCAGTTTTGCGGGGCTTTCAACGACAACGCATGGAAATTCATGGTCGCGCTCCTGGGCATCCGGGCTGCCACGACGACACTCGCACCCGGCCAGGATAGTGAAGCGGCATCGCAAACTCAGACCACTCTCGCCATGGTGGTCTTTACGCTGCCCTTGGTCCTGACCTCATTCGTGGCCGGATTTTTTGCCGACCGCCTGAGCAAGCGTACCGTCATCATCACGATGAAGGCGGTGGAAGTTGTGCTCATGGCAGGGGCGACACTCGCCTTATTGTCTCATCCCACCGGCGGCCCCTGGGTCCTTGTGATGCTCGCGTGCATGGGCATCCACAGCGCAGTGTTCAGCCCGGCAAAGTACGGCATTCTTCCAGAACTGCTCCCGCATGCAGAACTTGCCCGGGGTAACAGTATTCTGGAGTTATTCACCTTCCTGGCGATTTTGACGGGCACCACGGCCGGCGGGTTCCTGCTGGCCGGCGCCGGAACCCAGCCCTGGCTCGCCCCGCTCACATTGACAGCCCTGGCGCTGATCGGTTTTGCCGCAGCCTGGGCTGTGCCGCCGGTTCCCGCCGCGCGCGCGGCCGGGGGCCTGTTCGATACGTTGCGCGGGGCCCTCTCGGCATTGCGTGCGGATCGCCTGTTGCGCCTGGCCATTACCGGAGCGGTCTTTTTCTGGACGATTGCCAGCCTTGTCGTGCAGAACGTGCTCGTCTACGCCAAGGCCGTGCTGGGCCTTTCGGATGCCCTGGCCACCGTGCCCTCGGCATTGATTTCAGTGGGCATCGGATTGGGCGCCCTTATCGTCGGACGACTCTCCAGGTCTCGCGTGGAATACGGGCTGGTCCCTTTGGGAGCGGCCGGGGTGGCCGTATTCCTGCTGATCCTCGGCTGGTGGATGCCGTCGTTCGCCGGCACCCTCGTGCTGATGATCGCATTGGGCATGTCGAGCGCCCTCATTTTCATTCCCATCAATGCCCTGGTGCAATGGCGCGCGCCGCACGATCGCCGGGGCTCGGTTATCGCGCTGGAGAACATCTGCGTGTTCACCGGCATCCTGCTGGGCTCCCTGAGCGGCGGCCTGCTCGCGAGCGCAGGACTCTCCACCGTCGGCATTTTTCTCGCAACCGCTCTGGCCACCACGCTCGGCACAGCCTGGGCGATGTGGCTCATGCCGGAAACGTTCCTGCGCCTGGTCCTGGTGCTGCTGACTCATACTCTCTACCGGTTGCGTATTGTCGGCCAGGCCCATGTGCCGGTCACGGGCGGCGCACTGCTCGTCCCCAACCACGTTTCATTCATCGATGGTTTTTTGCTGATCGCCAGCCTGGATCGACCCATCCGGTTTGTCGTCGATGCCCACTATGTGAATCACCCCGTGTTCAAACCGTTCATGCGGGCACTGCAGGTAATTCCGATTGCCTCCGATGGCGGTCCTCGCGTCATTCTTCGCGCGCTGCGCGATGCGGGCCAAGCGCTCGACGCCGGTGATCTGGTCTGTATATTCCCCGAAGGGCAGATCACGCGCACCGGCAACCTGTTGCCCTTTCGCCGCGGGTTCGAGCGGATCGTCAAAGGTCGCGAGGTGCCGGTGGTCCCGGTGCATCTGGATCGCGTCTGGGGCAGCATCTTCAGCTTTGTCGGGGGCCGATTCGTCACCAAATGGCCGGAGCGCCTGCCCTATCCGGTGACCGTCTCATTCGGGACTCCGATTCCTGCCGACACACCCGCGCATGAGCTCCGCCGCCTCGTCAGGGAACTCGGTGAAGCCGCCTGGCGCTGGCGAAAGTCTTCACGGCATCCTCTGCATGCGGCGTGTGTCCGCGCCATGCGGCGGCATCCCTTCCGCCTCGCGATGGCCGATGCGACGAAACCCCGCGTGTCTTCACTGCAGGCCTTGATCGGGGCAATCGCCCTGGCACGCGCCTTAAAAATCCACTGGCAGAGCCAACAGAATGTGGGCCTGCTGCTGCCGCCGACCGTCGCGGGAGCGCTCACGACGGTTGCCGCCGCGCTCGCCGGCCGCACCAGCGTGAACCTCAATTACACCGTCGGCAAAGCCGGACTGGAATCGGCCGTGCAGCAGGCACAGCTGCGCACCATCGTCACCAGTCGCAAGTTTATCGAGAAGGCCAAACTTGAACTCCCTGATGGTCCCACCATTCTCTGGCTGGAAGACATCGGCGCCACCATCGGCAGCCCGCAGAAGGCGCTCGCCGCGGCCCTGGCGATTTTAGCCCCGCTCCGACTCATTGAATCGGCCTGCGGACAAACCCGGCGGGTGACCATGGACGATCTCGCCACGATCATCTTCAGCAGCGGCAGCACCGGCGAGCCGAAAGGCGTCATGCTCTCTCACTTCAGTATTGACGCCAATGTACAGGCCGTCTCACAGGTGCTTCCCCTGGCCGGGGATGATCGAATCCTGGGCATTCTTCCGCTCTTCCACTCATTCGGCTACCTCGTGTTCTGGTACGTCACGCTCAACGGCGCTGCAACCGTGTTCCATCCCTCGCCGCTGGATGTCACGGCAATCGGCGAACTCTGCGCCAAACATCGCCTGACGTTTCTGGTCTGCACCCCCACCTTTCTGCAGCTCTATCAACGGCGCTGCACGCCGGAACAATTCAGCACGCTTCGGGTGGTGCTGACGGGCGCGGAAAAATTATCGCTGCGGCTTTGCCAGTCCTTCCAGGACCGATTCGGCATTGCCCCGATCGAAGGCTATGGCGTGACCGAGTGCGCCCCGGTGATTGCCGTGAACTGTCCGGATTTCAGAGCGGCGGGATTTTATCAACCGGCCTCGCGGCGCGGCAGCGTCGGCCAGCCGCTTCCTGGAGTATCGGTTCGTATCGTCGATCCCGATAGTGATGCCATTCTCCCGCCCGGCACGTCCGGCATGTTGCTCGTGAAAGGCCCGAATGTCATGAACGGCTACTTAGGGCGAGAAGATCTGACCGCGCAAGCCATGCGAGACGGATGGTATATTACAGGCGACATCGCGACACTCGACGACGACGGATTCTTGACGATCACTGATCGGCTGTCACGTTTTTCCAAGATCGGCGGGGAAATGGTGCCGCACCGGTTGGTCGAAGAAGCGCTGCAACTCGCTTCGGGGGAAGATGCGCAAATCTGCGCGGTCACCGGGGTGCCGGACGAGCGCAAGGGAGAACAGTTGGCCGTCCTGCACACACTCGCCGAAGAGCGAATTCCTCAGATCCTGGCAAAGGCCGCAGCTGCCGGCCTTCCCAATTTATTTCTGCCCTCCCACAGCCACTGCCTCAAGGTCGAGGCGCTGCCCATCCTGGGAACGGGCAAGCTGGATCTCCGGGCCCTCAAACGGATCGCGATGGAACGGCTGGGAGGCGGGAAGACTGATACGTGACGCACGAGGAACGAGAGATGAACGACGAGCGACAAGATCCGCTCCAGAAAGCCAAGCCAGAGGGGAAGTCACTGATCGATTGCCATGTCCATCTGGCCGCGCTACCGGACGGCGACAATGGTTGCTTCATCTCGGCCAAGACGCTGAAGAGCCCGCTGTTCCGGTTTCTGCTCTGGAAACATGGGCTCTCACCGGATAAGCCGCGCGAGGCAAACCAAACATATCTCGCCGATCTCCTCACCGAATTGCGGGCGTCACGCCATGTGGACAAGGCCATACTCCTTGGCATGGACGGCGTCTATGACCGGAACGGCCGGCCCAACCAGGCGCACACAGACTTCCTTATCAGCAACGATTATGTGCTGAAGACCGCGCAGGCCCATCCCAACGAACTACTCGCAGGCGTCTCTATCAATCCGCAGCGTCGCGATGCCGTCGATGAGGTGCATCGCTGCGCCGATGCCGGCGCGGTGTTGGTGAAGGTGCTGGCGAACGCGCAACAATTCGATCCGGCGAATACGGCATACATCTCTTTCTACCGCGCGCTGGCTGAACGGAAGTTGCCCTTTCTCAGCCATGTCGGCTATGAATTCAGCTTGATCGGCAAGGACCAGTCAGTGGGTGAGCCGGAGCGGCTTCGCCTGGCATTGGATGAAGGCGTGACGGTCATTGCGGCGCATGCGTGCAGCTATGGCTTGCTCCTGTATGAGAAGTTTCTCCCGACCCTGCGCGACCTGGTGCAGCGCTACCCGCATTTTTATGCGGATATTTCCGCCCTCACGTTGCCCAACCGGCTGAGGATGCTCCTGCAGCTCCGTACGTATCCGGAGGTGCATGAACGGCTCCTATTCGGAACCGACTATCCGCTGCCTGTCTTTCACGTGGCGGCATGGGGACGAGTCTCGCTCGGACGGCTACAACAACTTTTGAAGACCAAGAACCGCTTCGACCGGCAAGTCGCGGTCTGCGACGGGCTCCAGTTGGGATTTCGTTCGATCGGCGACCTCATTCCCCCGGTGTCGGCACAGGCGCCGCACGGAGCATCACTGCCGTGAGGCGGGACGAGATCCTCACCATTTTGCGCGAAAGGATTCTGGCCTTCGCGACATCACGTGTCCAGAAGGACCTGGCCGAGGATCTCACGCAAGAGGTCTTGATCCTGCTCCATGAGAAATATGGCCGTGTCACTGAGCTGACCGAACTGGTTCCCCTGGCGTTTCAAGTGCTCCGGTTCAAAATGCTGGACACCCACCGCAAATCGCTGCGGCGGGGCGAGTATAATCAAAATTCCGTCGAGGACCTGCCGGTGGCCACCCCCGGGGACGATCCGGCCACGCAATTGGATCAGAAGCAGCGCGTTGATCGTTTAGTGGCCGCGGTGGCGCAGCTCGGAGAGCGCTGCCGCGAACTCTTCCGGTGGAAACTGGAGGGAAACAGCTTTCCGGAGATTCAGCGCCTGATGAACCAGACGTCGATCAACACGATTTACACCTGGGATCTGCGCTGCCGGAAACAGTTATTGGATCTGATGGGCGGCTCCTGGGAATGATGCCGCACGATCACCGTTTCGCCCTAGACGTACGAATACCATGGCTGACCACGAACTAAAAAAACTCTTCGGCGGCTTCACGGCTGATACCTTGACGCCAGAGGAGCGTAAGCGACTCTATTCAGCGGCCTTGCAAGACCAGCAGCTATTTAATGCCCTTGCCGACGAACAGGCGTTGAAAGAGTTGCTGACAGACCCGGATGTTCGCCTGCGTCTTCTTCAGGCAGTACAGCAGCCTGGCCGCTCGGCAACCGACGGAACAAATCCCCGGTTGGCCTGGCTCAAACAACCGGCAGGGCTCGCCTGGGCAGGCGGCTTTGCTGCCGCCGTCCTTGCTATCGCTTTCGGGATCAACCTGTATCAGGAGAGCCTCGACCGCGCGGTTCAACCGGTCGCCACCAAAGAGGCCAAACCGGCAGCGCCGTCGATTCAACGCGCACAACCCTCGATGCAAGCGGCACCAGCTACGGCTCCGCCTGAACTACCAATCCAAGAGCATGACGAACCGGCCAGGAAAGACAGTCGCTCCGATAAGTTTGCCGCGCGCAAGGAGCCCGCTCCGGCCACAACGCAAGAAAGGCGGGCATCACACGCTCCCGCTGAACAGACCGTTGCTCGAAGCGAGCGCGATGCGTCGACCCGGCAGGCCCCGTTGACGACAACCGAAAAGGACGCCGAGCAGTTGGTCGCCTCAGCTGACCGGAAACTCGCCGCATCCGCGCCGTCTCCGGCAGCGGCGCCTAAGTCGGCGGCGGCTCCGCCTGCCCTGCAGGCGCCAGCCGGCTTATCGACAGCTGGCGATTCAGCTTCGAAGAAAAGTGCCCGGGCCATCTTTTATGGCGAGAGCTCCGAGGGCAGCGCCAGTCAGCCGAAACCGTTAGGCCTCCGCTACAGTTTTGTGACGAGGACTGCCGACGGCCGGAATCAGGAAATCTCGGCCGCGATGGCTGCGCGAAGCAGCGAACCCGTACGCATGACCGTTGAAGCCACTCAGGAGTCCTATGTGCAGCTACTTCAGAATCTTGGCTCCGCCGGCACCAGACTCTGGTGGCCGCCGCAAGAAACCGGCAAGATTTCCCTCAAACTCCAGGCAGGAAAACGGAGCGAGATTCCCATGCCGCCTCCGGCGGAAAACGGGCTGATCACGATCATTATCCGGCTCTCCTCTAAACCCTTCGGGCCGTTGACGATGCAGGAAGTCGGCATGCTGGACCGCTTCTCCGCAAATCTGCTCATCGAAACGGCTTCTCCGGGCGTGACCACTGGTGTGCAGGAAAAGGCCACCTACGTCGTGAGCCAGGATCCATCCACGAGCGCGCAACTCGCCGTCGAGATACCGGTCGCTCAGTAGCATGACGACCGCCAACACCCTGGATCATGGGTGAAACCGCATCACCAACATTCCGGCGATCGCCCCTCCGATGAGGCAGAACATACCTCCCAGCGCCTCGGCTCGACCATTCGAAGCGGAGTGATGACCATGGCCAAGAGGCCTGTCAGTCCGATCACCACCAGGCTGGCCAGCACAAGCAGCACGTCCAGCATGGCCCGGCTGATTTTCGAACGAGTGCAGAGAGGCCGGGCGCTGCCGCATCACGGCGGCGCATCGATATCGGTGCGGTTCCAGGTGAGAAAAAACAACATCGTATACTGATTGTAAAACGTTCGGCCCACGAGCGTGGCGGAAGAACCGAGGAATTCGCCGGTGCGATTGTCATAGATGTCCAGATGTAAGCGGGCATACCCGCTTTGGTTTTGCTGCTTGTAGAGGGTCAATTCCGGGAGCGCGAACGGAACCAACACGCTCTGGACCGG harbors:
- a CDS encoding methyltransferase domain-containing protein encodes the protein MKRVLEPELMDDAAQARAYAKADFSEENQGFVDRFRDYFPEWNGGHVVDLGCGPGDIPIRFLRAYPAARVTAVDASRPMLDLAAEAVAGAGFTDHISLRCERFQSLALSEQADALLSNSLLHHVPNPLQFWFRLKQLAKPGACILVMDLLRPESPEAAQALVEQYAADEDPILKRDFYHSLLAAFTEDDVAAQLAEMNLSRLLIDVPDDRHWVVGGIIP
- a CDS encoding MOSC domain-containing protein, giving the protein MKPSVTPHVHQVSLSDGGVPKRAVDSAVITIRGLAGDRQRNRKYHGGPDRAVCLYSLEVIEALRAEGHLIGPGSSGENLTMAGLDWLHMAPGDRLAIGEHVRLELTSYTTPCRLNAQWFRDGNFGRIAQGAYPGWSRLYARVLNEGVVKPGDVVVVDARTGER
- a CDS encoding methyltransferase domain-containing protein — encoded protein: MASTSKVNQSAIGASAVDAGDWIQVDVRTSLDAGELLGVLNDPDVTGAWQEEEWVHLYWPVGRCGPDTWQGLTRALIQLGHPDPDRAVTINQLANQDWNAQWSRLVEPIRTGRVLIRPSWKPVPLNPDDIELIIDPKQAFGTGHHATTQLLIEWLQQVVQTGDRVLDVGTGSGVLAMVALRLGATEALGVDFDAVAVDCAREYAQVNGFDRRLTLSVGDAQLGQPQDTFDPTLVLANLDRQTLLASAENLCGYAAGGARLLLSGLLVDQRADIEAAYASRGVYVNAVRERDGWLALEATGMESCDGGLCS
- a CDS encoding MFS transporter; translated protein: MRGLLIAQFCGAFNDNAWKFMVALLGIRAATTTLAPGQDSEAASQTQTTLAMVVFTLPLVLTSFVAGFFADRLSKRTVIITMKAVEVVLMAGATLALLSHPTGGPWVLVMLACMGIHSAVFSPAKYGILPELLPHAELARGNSILELFTFLAILTGTTAGGFLLAGAGTQPWLAPLTLTALALIGFAAAWAVPPVPAARAAGGLFDTLRGALSALRADRLLRLAITGAVFFWTIASLVVQNVLVYAKAVLGLSDALATVPSALISVGIGLGALIVGRLSRSRVEYGLVPLGAAGVAVFLLILGWWMPSFAGTLVLMIALGMSSALIFIPINALVQWRAPHDRRGSVIALENICVFTGILLGSLSGGLLASAGLSTVGIFLATALATTLGTAWAMWLMPETFLRLVLVLLTHTLYRLRIVGQAHVPVTGGALLVPNHVSFIDGFLLIASLDRPIRFVVDAHYVNHPVFKPFMRALQVIPIASDGGPRVILRALRDAGQALDAGDLVCIFPEGQITRTGNLLPFRRGFERIVKGREVPVVPVHLDRVWGSIFSFVGGRFVTKWPERLPYPVTVSFGTPIPADTPAHELRRLVRELGEAAWRWRKSSRHPLHAACVRAMRRHPFRLAMADATKPRVSSLQALIGAIALARALKIHWQSQQNVGLLLPPTVAGALTTVAAALAGRTSVNLNYTVGKAGLESAVQQAQLRTIVTSRKFIEKAKLELPDGPTILWLEDIGATIGSPQKALAAALAILAPLRLIESACGQTRRVTMDDLATIIFSSGSTGEPKGVMLSHFSIDANVQAVSQVLPLAGDDRILGILPLFHSFGYLVFWYVTLNGAATVFHPSPLDVTAIGELCAKHRLTFLVCTPTFLQLYQRRCTPEQFSTLRVVLTGAEKLSLRLCQSFQDRFGIAPIEGYGVTECAPVIAVNCPDFRAAGFYQPASRRGSVGQPLPGVSVRIVDPDSDAILPPGTSGMLLVKGPNVMNGYLGREDLTAQAMRDGWYITGDIATLDDDGFLTITDRLSRFSKIGGEMVPHRLVEEALQLASGEDAQICAVTGVPDERKGEQLAVLHTLAEERIPQILAKAAAAGLPNLFLPSHSHCLKVEALPILGTGKLDLRALKRIAMERLGGGKTDT
- a CDS encoding amidohydrolase family protein — encoded protein: MNDERQDPLQKAKPEGKSLIDCHVHLAALPDGDNGCFISAKTLKSPLFRFLLWKHGLSPDKPREANQTYLADLLTELRASRHVDKAILLGMDGVYDRNGRPNQAHTDFLISNDYVLKTAQAHPNELLAGVSINPQRRDAVDEVHRCADAGAVLVKVLANAQQFDPANTAYISFYRALAERKLPFLSHVGYEFSLIGKDQSVGEPERLRLALDEGVTVIAAHACSYGLLLYEKFLPTLRDLVQRYPHFYADISALTLPNRLRMLLQLRTYPEVHERLLFGTDYPLPVFHVAAWGRVSLGRLQQLLKTKNRFDRQVAVCDGLQLGFRSIGDLIPPVSAQAPHGASLP
- a CDS encoding sigma-70 family RNA polymerase sigma factor translates to MRRDEILTILRERILAFATSRVQKDLAEDLTQEVLILLHEKYGRVTELTELVPLAFQVLRFKMLDTHRKSLRRGEYNQNSVEDLPVATPGDDPATQLDQKQRVDRLVAAVAQLGERCRELFRWKLEGNSFPEIQRLMNQTSINTIYTWDLRCRKQLLDLMGGSWE